In a single window of the Micromonospora sp. WMMD1155 genome:
- a CDS encoding carbohydrate ABC transporter permease, protein MTATASRVQRTRSVVLHLVCIAVGVLIVVPVYFGVLGGFKDNGQLSTNPLGWPDPWVPNYFEILGNGVFWRQLGNSLLIAVSSTLIVVGAAAMAAFVFARYAFRGREFLVTLFAIGLMFPFAVAILPLFVLLRGVGLLDNPLGVILPQAAFGLPITIIILRQFFRTIPAEVEEAAVLDGCSAFGFFWKVLLPMARPALATVSVLAIVTSWNNFMLPLVVFSDQSWWTLPVGVQAFQGQYADDTARVLAYVVLSMLPALGFYAVAERQLIGGLTGSVKG, encoded by the coding sequence ATGACCGCCACGGCGAGTCGCGTCCAGCGGACCCGCAGCGTCGTGCTGCACCTCGTCTGCATCGCCGTCGGCGTGCTCATCGTCGTGCCGGTGTACTTCGGTGTGCTCGGCGGTTTCAAGGACAACGGCCAGTTGTCCACCAACCCGCTGGGCTGGCCCGACCCGTGGGTGCCGAACTACTTCGAGATCCTGGGCAACGGGGTGTTCTGGCGGCAGCTCGGCAACAGTCTCCTCATCGCCGTGAGCAGCACCCTGATCGTCGTCGGCGCGGCGGCGATGGCCGCGTTCGTCTTCGCTCGTTACGCCTTCCGGGGCCGCGAGTTCCTGGTGACGTTGTTCGCGATCGGCCTGATGTTCCCGTTCGCGGTGGCCATCCTGCCGCTGTTCGTGCTGCTGCGCGGCGTCGGCCTGCTGGACAACCCGCTCGGTGTCATCCTGCCCCAGGCCGCCTTCGGGCTGCCGATCACCATCATCATCCTGCGCCAGTTCTTCCGGACCATCCCGGCCGAGGTCGAGGAGGCAGCCGTCCTCGACGGGTGCAGCGCCTTCGGCTTCTTCTGGAAGGTCCTCCTGCCGATGGCGCGCCCCGCCCTGGCCACCGTCTCGGTGCTGGCGATCGTCACCAGCTGGAACAACTTCATGCTCCCGCTGGTCGTCTTCAGCGACCAGAGTTGGTGGACCCTCCCGGTCGGGGTCCAGGCGTTCCAGGGTCAGTACGCCGACGACACCGCACGGGTGCTCGCCTATGTCGTGCTGTCCATGCTGCCGGCCCTCGGCTTCTACGCGGTCGCCGAACGCCAACTCATCGGCGGCCTGACCGGCAGCGTCAAGGGATGA
- a CDS encoding LacI family DNA-binding transcriptional regulator yields MGAENGRNVTIAMIARLAGVSVPTVSRVINGRSDVAPDTRERVEALLNRHGYRRRSPARRTDAALIDLVFNDLDSPWAVEIIRGVEDVGQTSGVGTVVSAIHWRISSAKQWLDNMRTRSTEGVIFVTSMVNPPLQAELRRLHLPVVIIDPAGVDPQESPTIGATNWAGSLSANQYLISLGHRRIGFIAGPPHLMCSRARMDGYRAALGAADIPVDDALIRPGNFYHESGFSAGTQLLALPDPPTAIFASSDQMALGVYEAVRKRGLRVPDDVSVVGFDDLPELRWCSPPLTTVRQPLAEMGMLAARTVLRLAGGEKTESPRVELATELIVRDSAAPPR; encoded by the coding sequence GTGGGCGCGGAGAACGGCCGAAACGTCACCATCGCCATGATCGCGCGGTTGGCGGGTGTCTCCGTACCCACGGTCTCTCGGGTCATCAACGGCCGCTCCGACGTCGCTCCCGACACCCGGGAGCGCGTCGAGGCGCTGCTCAACCGGCACGGCTACCGCCGCCGGTCACCGGCCCGGCGTACCGACGCGGCCCTCATCGACCTGGTCTTCAACGACCTGGACAGCCCGTGGGCCGTGGAGATCATCCGCGGGGTGGAGGACGTCGGCCAGACCAGCGGCGTCGGCACCGTCGTCTCGGCCATCCACTGGCGCATCTCCTCGGCCAAACAGTGGCTCGACAACATGCGGACGCGCTCCACCGAGGGCGTCATCTTCGTGACCTCGATGGTGAACCCACCGTTGCAGGCCGAGTTGCGCCGGCTGCACCTGCCGGTCGTCATCATCGACCCGGCCGGCGTGGACCCGCAGGAGTCACCAACCATCGGCGCCACCAACTGGGCGGGCAGCCTGAGCGCCAACCAGTACCTGATCAGCCTGGGGCACCGGCGGATCGGCTTCATCGCCGGCCCACCGCACCTGATGTGCAGCCGGGCCCGGATGGACGGCTACCGGGCCGCGCTCGGCGCCGCCGACATCCCCGTCGACGACGCGCTCATCCGACCGGGCAACTTCTACCACGAGTCCGGTTTCAGCGCGGGTACGCAGTTGCTGGCCCTGCCCGACCCACCCACCGCCATCTTCGCCTCCAGCGACCAGATGGCACTGGGCGTCTACGAGGCGGTCCGCAAACGCGGCCTACGGGTGCCCGACGATGTCAGCGTGGTCGGCTTCGACGACCTGCCGGAGCTCCGGTGGTGCTCCCCGCCGCTGACCACCGTCCGTCAACCCCTGGCCGAGATGGGCATGCTGGCCGCCCGGACCGTCCTGCGCCTCGCCGGCGGCGAGAAGACCGAGAGCCCAAGGGTCGAACTCGCCACCGAGTTGATCGTCCGCGACAGCGCCGCGCCCCCGCGCTGA
- a CDS encoding sugar ABC transporter permease, with product MTRPSTVSDLRRGDTATDPPAPGPGTARKRGRQPRPGRGGVLAVFLAPALALFVLLVLAPIVVAGYASFFKWNGFGLPENFIGLDNYTRAFGDPTFRGDLWRGLVLVVLSLVVQLPVALALAMLLNQPLRGRAVYRLIFFAPYVLSEVTTAVLFTLVFSPNRGLGEGVARWLGADAGTIFADPDTVLYAVFLVVSWKYFGLYMMLFLAARQGIPKELHEAAVTDGATGWQAFRHVTLPLLGPTIRISIFLSVIGTIQLFDMVWVLTGGGPIHSSETLAVTMYQFGFRRFEVGYASAISIVMFLLSLVFALFYQRIVLRRDTAGAITTQGGQR from the coding sequence ATGACCAGGCCATCGACCGTGTCCGACCTGAGGCGCGGCGACACGGCGACCGATCCGCCGGCACCGGGGCCGGGCACCGCGCGCAAGCGTGGCCGCCAGCCCCGGCCGGGCCGGGGTGGCGTCCTCGCCGTGTTCCTGGCGCCTGCCCTGGCGCTGTTCGTGCTGCTGGTCCTCGCCCCCATCGTGGTGGCCGGGTACGCCAGCTTCTTCAAGTGGAACGGCTTCGGCCTGCCGGAGAACTTCATCGGGTTGGACAACTACACCCGTGCCTTCGGCGACCCGACGTTCCGCGGCGACCTGTGGCGTGGCCTGGTGCTGGTGGTGCTGTCCCTGGTCGTGCAGCTGCCCGTCGCGCTGGCCCTGGCCATGCTGCTCAACCAGCCACTTCGCGGGCGGGCCGTCTATCGGCTGATCTTCTTCGCCCCGTACGTGCTCTCCGAGGTCACCACGGCCGTCCTGTTCACCCTGGTGTTCTCACCCAACCGAGGGCTGGGCGAGGGGGTCGCCCGGTGGCTGGGCGCCGACGCGGGCACCATCTTCGCCGACCCGGACACCGTGCTGTACGCCGTCTTCCTGGTGGTGTCCTGGAAGTACTTCGGCCTCTACATGATGCTCTTCCTGGCGGCGCGGCAGGGCATCCCGAAGGAGCTGCACGAGGCGGCGGTCACCGACGGCGCCACCGGCTGGCAGGCGTTCCGACACGTCACCCTGCCACTGCTCGGCCCGACGATCCGCATCAGCATCTTCCTGTCGGTCATCGGCACCATCCAACTGTTCGACATGGTGTGGGTGCTCACCGGTGGTGGGCCGATCCACTCCTCGGAGACCCTCGCGGTCACGATGTACCAGTTCGGCTTCCGTCGCTTCGAGGTCGGGTACGCGAGCGCCATCAGCATCGTGATGTTCCTGCTGAGCCTCGTCTTCGCCCTGTTCTACCAACGCATCGTCCTGCGTCGTGACACGGCGGGTGCGATCACCACCCAGGGAGGCCAGCGATGA
- a CDS encoding extracellular solute-binding protein, protein MTSHLSRRTLLGLAGAGAGAYLLSACSGDGESSDPNAPQTINWWHIQNTDPMLPVWQAMANEYKSAHSNVTFTIQPLENEAFKAKLTTATQAGDPPDLFQSWGGGVLKQQVDAGLVKDLTDDVKDLVKGILPAAMEPYTIDGKIYGIPFDIGMVGFWYNKELFTRAGITETPTTWTGVLDAVRKLKAAGITPVALAGKDKWPAHFYWSYLAMRIGGVDALQKAVDSKNFDTPDLVAAGERLKELVDLQPFQKGFLGAEFGSPDGQAATMGNGNAGMELMGQWAPAVQASSSTSKKGLGDKLGFFPFPSVDGGKGAATEVFGGGNGFAVGKDAPAATIDFLKFLLSVENQKRSAQTGAVNPTVTEATSAISDPNNKAVAEALAKNTGFQLYLDQAYAPALGQQINDSVAEIIAGKKSPAAIVKDITQVAKTV, encoded by the coding sequence ATGACCTCGCACCTTTCCCGCCGAACGCTGCTCGGCCTCGCCGGTGCCGGCGCCGGCGCGTACCTGCTGAGCGCCTGTAGCGGTGACGGCGAGTCCAGCGACCCGAACGCCCCGCAGACCATCAACTGGTGGCACATCCAGAACACCGACCCGATGCTCCCGGTCTGGCAGGCGATGGCCAACGAGTACAAGTCCGCGCACAGCAACGTCACGTTCACCATCCAGCCCCTGGAGAACGAGGCGTTCAAGGCCAAGCTCACCACCGCCACCCAGGCGGGCGACCCGCCGGACCTGTTCCAGTCCTGGGGCGGTGGCGTGCTGAAGCAGCAGGTGGACGCGGGCCTGGTCAAGGACCTCACCGACGACGTCAAGGACCTGGTCAAGGGCATCCTGCCCGCGGCCATGGAGCCGTACACGATCGACGGCAAGATCTACGGCATTCCGTTCGACATCGGCATGGTCGGGTTCTGGTACAACAAGGAGCTCTTCACCCGCGCCGGCATCACCGAGACCCCCACCACCTGGACCGGCGTGCTCGACGCGGTCCGCAAGCTCAAGGCCGCCGGCATCACTCCGGTCGCGCTGGCCGGCAAGGACAAGTGGCCGGCCCACTTCTACTGGTCCTACCTCGCGATGCGCATCGGTGGTGTCGACGCGCTGCAGAAGGCCGTCGACAGCAAGAACTTCGACACCCCCGACCTCGTCGCCGCGGGTGAGCGGCTCAAGGAACTCGTCGACCTGCAGCCGTTCCAGAAGGGCTTCCTCGGCGCGGAGTTCGGTTCACCCGACGGTCAGGCCGCCACCATGGGCAACGGCAACGCCGGTATGGAACTGATGGGGCAGTGGGCACCGGCGGTGCAGGCGTCCAGCTCCACCAGCAAGAAGGGCCTCGGCGACAAGCTCGGCTTCTTCCCGTTCCCCTCCGTGGACGGCGGTAAGGGTGCCGCGACCGAGGTCTTCGGCGGTGGCAACGGCTTCGCCGTCGGTAAGGACGCGCCGGCCGCCACCATCGACTTCCTGAAGTTCCTGCTCAGCGTCGAGAACCAGAAGCGCTCCGCGCAGACCGGCGCGGTGAACCCGACGGTCACCGAGGCCACCTCGGCCATCAGCGACCCCAACAACAAGGCCGTCGCGGAGGCCCTGGCCAAGAACACCGGCTTCCAGCTCTACCTCGACCAGGCGTACGCGCCCGCGCTCGGGCAGCAGATCAACGACAGCGTCGCGGAGATCATCGCCGGCAAGAAGTCCCCGGCGGCGATCGTCAAGGACATCACGCAGGTGGCGAAGACCGTCTGA